A part of Citrifermentans bremense genomic DNA contains:
- a CDS encoding HEAT repeat domain-containing protein, with translation MKLGSRDEEERRLAVVALRSHPFPSSTQLIFKAMGDESWRVRKEAVTAVLKAQPHEAEVLEALIGALRASENAGLRNSAVEALEQIGAAAVPHLCAHLNDPDPDLRKFIIDILGNIGCDKCLPLLVRALDDDDMNVRVAAAENLGKIGDERALPHLLTVLEGGEIWLKFTVLDALALIGAPVPLVSLAPLLKESLLRRATYDCLGVLGDAQCLPILLQGLQEKAKNAREAAAMALMRVRERLPAEKQSALVDLPLQRLEGGPVAKKLIDSLHSEDPMVLDALVRIVGTIGDARAALPLLRVCRSERLRSVCIDAFRRVGPSLMPELLEHFPTAVPIERGVTAQLIAEFGHVGSEKLLFDGLLDDSAEVRRSCALALGRLKPAGAVTRLAELLDDGEPQVREAALEGLRGFAATEPATLSALASELMHAQLPAKRRNAALILGALSDGERLPPLVKDEDASVRQAAVSSLARVEFPQVVSHLALALSDEEPEVRLAAAHALSDRGGPDALGPLLLALNDTDPWVQTTALKGLAALGESGALQNVVALLDHASGPVLIAALSTVAALGGEKALAPVEKALSHGDEEVVEAAIEVLSGFGGGWIAAHCDALLAHPHWMVRRSFVRALAMLKGAESVPILDRALAGESDQLVRDEIIALLDRLR, from the coding sequence ATCAAACTCGGCAGCCGCGACGAGGAGGAACGGCGCCTTGCCGTGGTGGCCCTGAGGTCCCACCCTTTCCCGAGCAGCACGCAGCTCATCTTCAAGGCGATGGGGGACGAAAGCTGGCGCGTCAGGAAGGAGGCTGTCACGGCGGTCCTTAAGGCGCAACCGCACGAAGCGGAGGTGCTCGAAGCCCTGATCGGGGCCCTGCGCGCCTCGGAGAACGCGGGGCTCAGGAATTCGGCAGTGGAAGCGCTGGAGCAGATCGGCGCCGCCGCGGTTCCACACCTCTGCGCGCACCTGAACGACCCTGACCCCGACCTGCGCAAATTCATCATCGACATCCTGGGAAACATCGGCTGCGACAAGTGCCTCCCGCTCCTGGTCCGGGCGCTCGACGACGACGACATGAACGTGCGGGTCGCTGCCGCCGAGAACCTGGGCAAAATCGGCGACGAGCGCGCCCTGCCGCACCTTTTGACGGTGCTGGAGGGGGGGGAGATCTGGCTCAAGTTCACGGTGCTGGACGCCCTGGCCCTCATCGGGGCCCCGGTGCCGCTGGTCTCGCTGGCCCCGCTGCTTAAGGAGAGCCTGCTCAGGCGCGCGACCTACGATTGCCTCGGCGTCTTGGGGGACGCCCAGTGCCTTCCCATACTGCTGCAGGGCCTCCAGGAGAAGGCGAAGAACGCACGCGAGGCGGCCGCCATGGCACTGATGCGGGTAAGAGAGCGCCTGCCGGCTGAAAAGCAGAGCGCTTTGGTGGACCTCCCCCTGCAGAGACTTGAGGGGGGACCGGTAGCGAAGAAGCTGATCGATTCGCTGCACAGCGAGGACCCAATGGTACTCGACGCGCTGGTCCGCATCGTCGGGACCATCGGTGACGCACGGGCGGCGCTCCCGCTTCTGCGTGTCTGCCGCAGCGAGCGGCTCAGAAGCGTCTGCATCGACGCGTTCCGGCGTGTCGGCCCCTCACTGATGCCGGAACTCCTGGAGCACTTCCCCACTGCGGTTCCCATCGAACGCGGCGTCACCGCGCAGCTGATCGCCGAATTCGGCCACGTCGGCAGCGAAAAGCTCCTCTTCGACGGGCTCCTCGACGACAGTGCCGAGGTCAGGCGCAGCTGCGCGCTCGCCTTGGGACGGCTCAAGCCCGCCGGGGCCGTGACGCGCCTGGCAGAGCTGCTCGACGACGGCGAGCCGCAGGTGCGCGAGGCGGCCCTGGAGGGGCTGCGGGGCTTTGCGGCCACCGAACCCGCCACCTTGAGCGCGCTCGCCTCGGAACTGATGCACGCGCAGCTTCCCGCCAAGAGGCGCAACGCGGCTTTGATCCTCGGGGCCCTTTCCGACGGGGAGCGGCTTCCCCCGCTGGTGAAGGACGAGGACGCCTCGGTGCGCCAGGCGGCGGTTTCCTCGCTGGCCCGGGTCGAGTTTCCCCAAGTGGTCTCGCACCTGGCGCTCGCGCTCTCGGACGAGGAACCCGAGGTGCGCCTTGCTGCGGCGCATGCCCTTTCGGATCGCGGGGGACCCGACGCGCTGGGACCGCTGCTTTTGGCACTTAACGATACGGATCCCTGGGTGCAGACGACGGCGCTCAAGGGTCTTGCCGCCCTCGGGGAGAGCGGCGCTCTTCAGAACGTAGTCGCCCTGCTGGACCACGCCAGCGGACCGGTGCTGATCGCGGCACTTTCGACGGTGGCGGCGCTTGGCGGGGAAAAGGCGCTCGCCCCGGTCGAAAAGGCGCTTTCTCACGGCGACGAAGAGGTGGTCGAGGCGGCGATAGAGGTTCTGTCGGGGTTCGGCGGCGGGTGGATCGCGGCCCACTGCGACGCACTTCTTGCTCATCCGCACTGGATGGTGAGGCGCAGCTTCGTGCGTGCCCTGGCGATGCTTAAGGGGGCTGAGTCCGTGCCCATTTTGGACCGGGCGCTGGCGGGGGAGTCGGACCAGTTGGTGCGAGACGAGATCATAGCATTGCTCGACAGGCTGCGCTGA
- a CDS encoding chemotaxis protein CheW produces MTTQELQEIQVACLKMGDGLYAVDIMRIREIIRVPKLAPLPRALPFVEGVINLRGNVIPVVDLRKRFGLPPAENTETARLLILSISGQPIALMVDEVTEMITIPLRELKAPPRGVRIVGGEYMVGLCLVREVPVMLLNIDALLTFQEKAELGIFSPKKGGTSTEKKSSAC; encoded by the coding sequence TTGACGACACAGGAGCTGCAGGAAATACAGGTGGCCTGCCTGAAGATGGGAGACGGGCTCTACGCCGTCGACATCATGAGGATCAGGGAGATCATAAGGGTGCCTAAGCTCGCACCGCTGCCCCGGGCGCTCCCCTTCGTCGAGGGGGTGATCAACCTGCGCGGCAACGTGATTCCGGTGGTGGACCTCAGGAAGAGGTTCGGGCTGCCGCCTGCCGAAAACACCGAAACCGCCCGCCTTTTGATACTCTCCATCTCCGGCCAGCCCATAGCGCTCATGGTGGACGAGGTGACCGAGATGATCACCATTCCGCTCAGGGAGCTTAAGGCGCCGCCGCGGGGAGTGCGCATCGTCGGCGGCGAATACATGGTCGGGCTTTGCCTGGTGCGCGAGGTGCCGGTCATGCTGCTCAACATAGACGCTCTGCTTACTTTCCAGGAAAAGGCCGAGCTCGGCATCTTCTCCCCCAAAAAGGGGGGTACTTCCACTGAAAAAAAGAGCTCCGCATGCTGA
- a CDS encoding response regulator transcription factor — protein sequence MDKNRILVVEDEESLLKLESILFTSKGYQVTGVRGGLDALRSIAQDRPDLVVLDIMLPDMDGFEVCRSIKEDPDTRSIPVVMLTAKKSSRDLEAGRVAGADAYITKPFKSVKVLEVIGGLLGNRMTGRGDRS from the coding sequence ATGGATAAGAACAGGATCCTCGTTGTGGAAGACGAAGAGAGCTTGCTCAAGCTGGAGAGCATCCTCTTCACCTCAAAGGGTTACCAGGTGACCGGCGTCAGGGGCGGGCTCGATGCCTTGCGTTCCATAGCGCAAGATCGGCCGGATCTCGTGGTGCTCGACATCATGCTTCCCGACATGGACGGGTTCGAGGTATGCCGCAGCATCAAGGAGGACCCCGACACGAGGTCCATACCCGTGGTCATGCTGACGGCGAAGAAGAGCAGCCGCGACCTGGAGGCGGGCCGCGTCGCCGGGGCAGACGCCTACATCACCAAGCCCTTCAAGTCGGTTAAGGTGCTCGAGGTGATCGGGGGGCTTTTGGGGAACCGGATGACCGGCAGGGGAGACCGTTCTTGA
- a CDS encoding chemotaxis protein CheW, giving the protein MNLAEIRKKALRGETQGSAGGESPAPVASWQIPVIDPSPAATEDEPPLNFPAEDFGAEEFPAPEFDEPLEQSGQLLWQAETSPQFQGAADDEDPDEFDPAAVILRGRETASFDGEISQQDEVAAASVELLCFRVANEEYAISIMDIKEIIKPREVTEVPRVPEFVRGILSLRGNIIPIFDMRVRLGLSGGAPSERERVIVVNRQGGFAGVLVDEVVQVVRIPEGGIEPPPVVLEGIDREFVLGIGRVAGRMLILLDMEKVLDVGLL; this is encoded by the coding sequence ATGAATCTAGCCGAGATCAGAAAGAAGGCTCTCAGGGGAGAGACGCAAGGCAGCGCCGGGGGAGAGAGCCCCGCGCCGGTCGCCTCGTGGCAGATCCCCGTCATCGATCCGTCCCCGGCTGCAACGGAAGACGAACCGCCGCTTAACTTTCCCGCCGAGGATTTCGGCGCCGAGGAGTTTCCCGCGCCGGAGTTCGACGAGCCGCTGGAGCAAAGTGGCCAGCTTCTTTGGCAGGCGGAGACGAGCCCGCAGTTCCAGGGGGCGGCCGACGACGAGGATCCGGATGAATTCGACCCCGCCGCCGTCATCCTCAGGGGACGCGAAACCGCTTCCTTCGACGGCGAGATTTCCCAGCAGGACGAGGTGGCAGCGGCGAGCGTGGAGCTCCTCTGCTTCAGGGTGGCGAACGAGGAATACGCCATCAGCATCATGGACATCAAGGAGATCATCAAGCCGCGCGAGGTGACAGAGGTGCCCCGGGTGCCGGAGTTCGTGCGCGGCATACTCTCCTTACGCGGCAACATCATCCCCATCTTCGACATGCGGGTGCGGCTGGGCCTTTCCGGCGGCGCGCCGTCGGAGCGCGAACGGGTCATCGTGGTGAATCGCCAGGGGGGCTTCGCGGGGGTGCTGGTCGACGAGGTGGTACAGGTGGTGCGCATACCCGAGGGGGGGATCGAGCCACCCCCGGTGGTGCTGGAAGGGATCGACCGTGAATTCGTGCTCGGCATCGGCCGGGTTGCCGGCAGGATGCTGATCCTGCTCGACATGGAAAAGGTGCTGGACGTAGGGCTTTTGTAG
- a CDS encoding CheR family methyltransferase: MPFFEPELHLTEEEFRLIRDLIYHHCGLFFDEDSKYLLDRRLLQRVTLHNLSGFREYYQFLKYDRKKEQEISDIMDLLTTNETYFFREAFQLRAFTDEIVPELAKLKQRDRTLRIWSAGCSTGEEPYTIAMLLLELGCFDGWRIDIVGSDISHRVVQHARKGVYGKASFRATEERYIKRFFTESEGGYRINDEVRELVTISQMNLFDQNRLALLGKMDVIFCRNVIIYFDETSKKKVIEAFYNTLRGGGYLLLGHSESLMNITTSFALKHLKNDMVYQKTDRTSGGVVT, translated from the coding sequence ATGCCGTTCTTCGAACCCGAACTGCATCTGACCGAAGAGGAATTCCGCCTGATCAGGGACCTGATCTACCATCACTGCGGCCTCTTCTTCGACGAGGACTCGAAATACCTCCTGGACCGGCGCCTTTTGCAGAGGGTCACCCTGCACAACCTCTCAGGATTCAGGGAGTACTACCAGTTCCTCAAGTACGACCGCAAGAAGGAGCAGGAGATCTCGGACATCATGGATCTCCTCACCACCAACGAGACCTATTTCTTCCGTGAGGCGTTTCAGCTGCGGGCCTTTACCGACGAGATCGTCCCCGAGCTGGCGAAGCTGAAACAGCGCGACCGCACCTTGCGCATCTGGAGCGCCGGCTGCTCCACGGGGGAGGAGCCCTACACCATAGCGATGCTCCTTCTGGAGCTTGGGTGCTTTGACGGCTGGCGCATAGACATCGTCGGCTCCGACATCAGCCACAGGGTGGTGCAGCACGCCCGCAAGGGGGTCTACGGCAAGGCCTCGTTCCGGGCCACCGAGGAGCGCTACATCAAGCGCTTCTTCACCGAGTCGGAGGGGGGATACCGGATCAACGACGAGGTGCGGGAACTGGTCACCATAAGCCAGATGAACCTCTTCGACCAGAACCGCCTGGCGCTATTGGGGAAGATGGACGTCATCTTTTGCCGCAACGTCATCATCTACTTCGACGAGACTTCGAAGAAGAAGGTGATCGAGGCCTTCTACAACACGCTCAGGGGCGGGGGGTACCTTCTTTTGGGGCACTCCGAATCACTGATGAACATCACGACGAGCTTCGCCTTGAAGCACCTGAAAAACGACATGGTCTACCAGAAAACAGACAGAACCAGCGGCGGAGTAGTGACGTGA
- a CDS encoding DUF4388 domain-containing protein → MSLVGNLEDLGLGEILQIVSLSRRSGVLSLESRGREARVIFRNGQVIRATSTTFQQNLGEVLIQQGVIDLAILKRALSIQADEGYSQLLGGIMIDRFGVSADAIEAVVREQIENVVYSLFAWAEGTFEFELQEVNEADNARLDPVQFMLKQGLNPQYLAMEGSRIIDEQRHRGESGEEWEAPAAPEETLDLAFDLLQEPFAASAAPIPTHNPSFQQPEEHQETQPQPVDPADGAQAPAGDFEDSEPAEAEQAKHLVLVDDDPETLAALATLLERQGYRVDAMEKSEDALIRVDTLFREGVQPTVVVDLIMPRMDGTGILGGLELMELVRNNFPEIPLLGLSDFQNDEAQKKLRSMGIPILIKPLKGELEEALDLFAPRLLKALANLCAVEEIGFSSVNIGDELRLEMGEEPALAAPHGNQSTGISQLRGMLEELNNPQLGGGIILLVLRFAAEFVNRAVVLLVKKESVQGLGQFGLQDKDGSADYRIRNLSIPKGEPSLFTEVLETRFPVKGEVEPCHWSEHFLEQLGGGRPAEVFVGPIVSEGKVVAVLYGDNLPEEKPIGDTDSLEIFLSQAGIAMEKALLQRRLQDQVRGEFT, encoded by the coding sequence ATGAGTCTTGTCGGCAATTTGGAAGATCTCGGGCTTGGTGAGATCCTGCAGATCGTCAGCCTCAGCAGGAGATCCGGCGTGCTCTCCCTCGAAAGCCGGGGGAGGGAGGCGCGGGTTATCTTCAGAAACGGGCAGGTGATCCGCGCCACCTCGACCACCTTCCAGCAAAACCTGGGGGAAGTGCTGATCCAGCAGGGGGTCATCGACCTCGCGATCCTGAAGCGCGCCCTCAGCATCCAGGCGGACGAGGGTTACTCCCAGCTTCTGGGCGGCATCATGATCGACCGCTTCGGGGTGAGCGCCGACGCCATCGAAGCCGTGGTCAGGGAGCAGATCGAGAACGTGGTCTACTCCCTGTTCGCCTGGGCCGAGGGAACCTTCGAGTTCGAGCTGCAGGAGGTGAACGAGGCGGACAACGCCAGGCTCGACCCCGTGCAGTTCATGCTGAAACAGGGGTTGAACCCGCAGTACCTGGCCATGGAAGGCTCCCGCATCATCGACGAACAGCGCCACCGCGGCGAGTCGGGGGAAGAGTGGGAGGCGCCGGCCGCGCCCGAGGAGACCCTCGACCTAGCCTTCGACCTGCTGCAGGAACCCTTCGCCGCCTCCGCAGCGCCGATTCCCACGCACAATCCTTCCTTCCAGCAACCAGAAGAGCATCAAGAGACGCAGCCTCAGCCGGTGGACCCTGCAGACGGCGCCCAAGCGCCCGCCGGTGACTTCGAGGACTCGGAGCCTGCCGAGGCGGAACAGGCGAAACACCTGGTCCTTGTGGATGACGATCCTGAGACTTTGGCCGCGCTAGCCACGTTGCTGGAGCGGCAGGGGTACCGCGTCGACGCCATGGAGAAGAGCGAGGACGCCCTGATCCGCGTCGACACCCTCTTCCGCGAAGGGGTGCAGCCGACAGTGGTGGTCGACCTGATCATGCCGAGGATGGACGGCACCGGGATACTCGGGGGGCTCGAGCTGATGGAGCTTGTGCGCAACAACTTCCCGGAGATACCGCTTCTGGGCCTTTCCGACTTCCAAAACGACGAGGCGCAGAAAAAGCTGCGCAGCATGGGGATCCCCATCCTCATCAAGCCGCTCAAGGGGGAGCTCGAGGAAGCACTGGACCTCTTCGCGCCGAGGCTTTTGAAGGCTTTGGCGAACCTGTGCGCCGTGGAGGAAATCGGCTTCAGCAGCGTCAACATAGGCGACGAGCTGCGGCTCGAAATGGGGGAAGAACCTGCGCTCGCTGCGCCGCATGGAAACCAGAGCACCGGGATCTCGCAGCTGCGCGGGATGCTGGAGGAGTTGAACAACCCGCAGCTGGGCGGCGGCATCATCCTGTTGGTGCTCCGTTTCGCAGCCGAGTTCGTGAACCGCGCCGTGGTGCTGCTGGTCAAAAAGGAATCAGTGCAGGGACTTGGGCAATTCGGCCTTCAGGACAAGGATGGAAGTGCCGATTACAGGATCAGGAATCTCAGCATACCCAAGGGAGAGCCTTCTCTTTTCACCGAGGTGCTGGAAACCCGGTTCCCCGTGAAGGGGGAGGTGGAGCCCTGCCACTGGAGCGAGCACTTCCTGGAACAGCTGGGCGGAGGGCGGCCGGCCGAGGTCTTCGTGGGGCCGATAGTGAGCGAGGGGAAGGTGGTAGCCGTGCTCTACGGCGACAACCTCCCGGAGGAGAAGCCGATAGGTGACACTGATTCGCTGGAGATATTCCTGAGCCAGGCCGGCATAGCGATGGAGAAAGCCCTCTTGCAGCGCAGGCTGCAGGACCAGGTACGGGGAGAATTTACGTGA
- a CDS encoding ExeA family protein: MYKEFYGLAEKPFSKTPDPRFLYMSAGHQEALARLEYAVEESEIALLTGEIGCGKTTISRALMDRMGDRYHFLFVFNPRLTADELLRVIASGLEVESPPLQKDLLLQEITGALYRMHGEGRIPVVVIDEAQLIPDRELFDELRLLTNFQLDDRNLVSVIIMGQPELRGMLSSPVYEPFRQRISLNFHLEPLGLEETLEYLDFRVVAAGGEPGLFSPDAVQRIYELSGGVPRRINAVATNALLIGFGRDASWIDASIVEETAAELLS, encoded by the coding sequence ATGTACAAGGAGTTTTACGGCCTGGCCGAAAAGCCGTTCAGCAAGACCCCCGACCCGCGCTTTCTCTATATGAGCGCCGGGCACCAGGAGGCCCTGGCGCGGCTTGAGTACGCGGTGGAAGAGAGCGAGATCGCCCTTTTGACCGGCGAGATCGGCTGCGGCAAGACCACCATTTCCCGGGCGCTCATGGACCGGATGGGGGACCGCTACCACTTCCTGTTCGTGTTCAACCCAAGGCTCACCGCCGACGAGCTTCTGCGCGTGATCGCCTCCGGCCTCGAGGTGGAGAGCCCCCCGCTGCAAAAAGACCTCCTTTTGCAGGAGATCACCGGGGCGCTGTACCGCATGCACGGCGAGGGGCGCATCCCTGTGGTCGTCATCGACGAGGCGCAGCTGATACCGGACCGCGAGCTCTTCGACGAGCTGCGGCTTTTGACCAACTTCCAGCTAGACGACAGGAACCTGGTCAGCGTCATCATCATGGGGCAGCCCGAGCTGCGCGGCATGCTTTCCTCCCCGGTTTACGAGCCGTTTCGCCAGCGCATCTCGCTCAACTTCCACCTGGAGCCCCTGGGACTCGAGGAGACACTGGAGTACCTCGATTTCCGGGTGGTCGCGGCCGGCGGGGAGCCGGGGCTTTTCTCCCCGGACGCGGTGCAAAGGATCTACGAGCTTTCCGGCGGGGTGCCGCGGCGGATCAACGCCGTCGCCACCAACGCGCTTCTCATCGGCTTCGGGCGGGACGCTTCCTGGATCGACGCCTCCATCGTCGAGGAGACCGCGGCGGAGCTGCTCTCCTAG
- a CDS encoding chemotaxis protein CheA, producing the protein MSVDENIGKAVKDFLAEAEEILDQLSLDLVSLSDCADGGECSPDLVNSVFRGAHSLKGLAGMFGFADIAELGHHLENLLDALRLGKVELDQGVVSTLFESTELLGALVRNAGESVLEPVDLTGIMQRINDCLNKKPGAGGDSPLARLNLPERVLSSMTEYEEHRLLENVKKGRRIYSIHISLQLASFDSELMELTEQLKQVGEVISTLPSASGGLSGGIDFEILFGCDLDSAELAPLIDRDNLELTEFGPKERSVAQAAAPAPVAEPAREPAEEEAPNPAAVEPGAISAKSMSRTVRVDIGKLDLLMNIVGELVLSHSMIADVAARMHRDGLIVPSQELAKSAKGLEKKLSELQKGVMEIRMIPVGQLFEKMSRIVRKISREQGKKVELKLFGADTELDKLIIEDISDPVMHIVRNSIDHGIETPEARLAAGKDEKGTITLSSYQKGNHVVIEVHDDGGGIDVSRVKKKALQLGIIGSVDEVSDRDALDFIFRPGFSTTDKVSEISGRGVGMDVVRTNIASLSGMIDVENYPGQGARFIITLPITLAIIKALIITAAGRTYALPITSVLESIIVEQKEIKTVERKEVIQLREATLPLLRLSEFFQLKGGEAPPESCYVVVVGVAEKRLGVVVDDLLGQQDIVIKSIGDTFAGFRGISGAADLGDQRTILVLDVGSVISEATRGSA; encoded by the coding sequence ATGAGCGTTGACGAAAACATAGGGAAGGCGGTGAAGGATTTCCTGGCCGAGGCCGAGGAAATCCTGGACCAGCTGAGCCTGGACCTTGTCTCCTTGAGCGACTGCGCCGACGGCGGCGAATGCAGCCCGGACCTGGTGAACTCGGTCTTCCGCGGGGCCCACTCGCTCAAAGGTCTCGCCGGGATGTTCGGCTTTGCCGACATCGCCGAGCTTGGGCATCACCTGGAGAACCTCCTGGACGCGCTGAGGCTCGGGAAGGTGGAGCTGGACCAGGGCGTGGTGAGCACGCTCTTCGAGTCGACGGAGCTTTTGGGGGCGCTGGTTAGAAACGCGGGCGAGTCGGTGCTGGAGCCGGTCGACCTAACCGGCATCATGCAGCGCATAAACGACTGCCTCAACAAAAAGCCCGGCGCTGGAGGCGATTCGCCGCTTGCCAGGCTGAACCTCCCCGAGCGGGTCTTATCCTCCATGACCGAGTACGAGGAGCACCGGCTCCTGGAGAACGTCAAGAAGGGGCGCCGGATCTACTCGATCCACATCTCGCTGCAGCTTGCCAGCTTCGACTCGGAGCTGATGGAGCTCACCGAGCAGCTGAAGCAGGTGGGCGAGGTGATCAGCACCCTCCCCTCGGCGTCGGGGGGACTTTCCGGTGGGATCGACTTCGAGATCCTCTTCGGCTGCGACCTTGATAGCGCGGAGCTCGCGCCGCTCATCGACCGCGACAACCTGGAACTCACCGAATTCGGCCCGAAAGAGCGCTCCGTTGCTCAGGCCGCCGCCCCCGCCCCCGTTGCCGAACCGGCCCGGGAGCCTGCCGAGGAGGAGGCGCCGAACCCGGCGGCCGTGGAGCCGGGCGCGATCAGCGCCAAGAGCATGAGCCGCACGGTCCGGGTCGATATCGGCAAGCTGGACCTCCTGATGAACATCGTCGGCGAGCTGGTGCTGTCGCACTCCATGATCGCCGACGTGGCGGCAAGGATGCACCGCGACGGCCTCATCGTCCCCTCCCAGGAGCTCGCCAAGTCGGCCAAGGGGCTGGAGAAGAAGCTCTCCGAGCTGCAGAAGGGTGTCATGGAGATCCGCATGATCCCGGTGGGGCAGCTCTTCGAGAAGATGTCCCGCATCGTCAGGAAGATCTCGCGCGAGCAGGGGAAGAAGGTGGAGCTGAAGCTCTTCGGGGCTGACACCGAGCTGGACAAGCTGATTATCGAGGACATCTCCGACCCGGTGATGCACATCGTGAGAAACTCCATCGACCACGGCATCGAGACCCCCGAGGCGCGGCTTGCCGCCGGCAAGGACGAGAAGGGGACCATAACCCTCTCCTCCTACCAGAAGGGTAACCACGTTGTGATCGAGGTGCACGACGACGGCGGCGGCATCGACGTCTCCCGGGTGAAAAAGAAGGCGCTGCAGCTCGGGATCATCGGCTCCGTCGACGAGGTGAGCGACCGCGACGCGCTCGACTTCATCTTCCGCCCCGGTTTTTCCACCACCGACAAGGTGAGCGAGATCTCCGGCCGGGGCGTCGGCATGGACGTGGTGCGCACTAACATCGCCTCGCTCTCGGGGATGATCGACGTGGAGAACTACCCCGGGCAGGGGGCGCGCTTCATCATCACGCTCCCCATCACGCTCGCCATCATCAAGGCGCTCATCATCACCGCGGCCGGCCGCACCTACGCGCTTCCCATCACCTCCGTGCTCGAGAGCATCATCGTGGAGCAAAAGGAGATCAAGACCGTGGAGCGCAAGGAGGTGATCCAGCTGCGCGAGGCCACCCTGCCCCTTTTGCGCCTCTCCGAATTCTTCCAGTTGAAGGGGGGGGAGGCGCCCCCCGAGTCGTGCTACGTGGTGGTGGTAGGGGTTGCCGAGAAGCGCCTGGGGGTCGTGGTCGACGACCTTTTGGGGCAGCAGGACATCGTGATCAAATCCATCGGCGACACCTTCGCCGGCTTCCGGGGGATCTCGGGGGCGGCGGACCTGGGGGACCAGCGCACCATCCTGGTGCTCGACGTGGGGAGTGTGATCAGCGAGGCGACCCGGGGGAGTGCCTGA
- a CDS encoding response regulator translates to MLIVCPNCKKRFNVDPGTPGQPKKLRCSNCRAVFRLVRKGERGEGAPAKLKVVVANESAAFCQAVEKVLASEPFQLYLCTDGKEALETVQRVKPEVLLLDVALPTMFGFEVCERVRQDPALAGVKIVLIASIYDKTRYKRSPNSLYGADDYIEKHHIPDSLVPMIHRLTSGSEPQVQSPTETELAAQEETRSEIRQCEVDETSTVEAAPAEPAAAVQPERSDSAPATAAAPAIAELSPEHVKARRLARIIVSDIVLYNQGKVEQGVREGTFYQLLADDIREGENLYRQRVSQQVRDTTSFLEEAFEEVIAKKRAELSV, encoded by the coding sequence ATGCTGATTGTCTGCCCCAATTGCAAGAAAAGGTTCAATGTGGATCCGGGAACTCCGGGTCAGCCTAAAAAGCTTCGCTGCTCCAACTGCCGGGCTGTGTTCCGCCTGGTGCGCAAGGGGGAGCGTGGCGAGGGCGCGCCGGCGAAACTAAAGGTGGTGGTCGCCAACGAGAGCGCGGCGTTCTGCCAGGCCGTCGAGAAGGTGCTTGCCAGCGAGCCGTTCCAGCTTTATCTGTGCACCGACGGGAAAGAGGCGCTGGAGACGGTGCAGCGGGTGAAGCCGGAGGTGCTGCTTTTAGACGTAGCCCTTCCCACCATGTTCGGCTTCGAGGTCTGCGAGCGGGTGCGGCAGGACCCGGCGCTTGCCGGCGTGAAGATCGTGCTCATCGCCTCCATCTACGACAAGACCCGCTACAAGAGGTCCCCCAATTCGCTGTACGGCGCCGACGACTACATCGAGAAGCACCACATCCCCGATTCGCTGGTTCCCATGATTCACCGCCTCACCTCGGGTAGCGAGCCGCAGGTTCAAAGCCCGACCGAGACCGAGCTGGCCGCGCAGGAGGAGACCCGCAGCGAGATCCGTCAGTGCGAGGTGGACGAAACCTCCACGGTGGAGGCAGCACCGGCAGAGCCTGCAGCGGCGGTCCAGCCGGAGAGGTCGGACAGCGCGCCGGCTACCGCGGCTGCCCCGGCTATCGCGGAGCTTTCGCCGGAGCATGTGAAGGCGCGGCGCCTGGCGAGGATCATTGTCTCCGACATCGTCCTCTACAACCAGGGGAAGGTCGAGCAGGGAGTGCGGGAGGGAACGTTCTACCAGCTCCTAGCCGACGACATCCGGGAAGGGGAAAACCTCTACCGGCAAAGGGTGTCCCAGCAGGTGCGCGACACCACCTCTTTCCTCGAGGAAGCCTTCGAGGAAGTTATCGCCAAAAAACGCGCCGAACTGAGCGTCTAG
- a CDS encoding response regulator: MKRILIAEDSNTMRSMLVSTIDELEKYSIVEAASGFEALRLLPREHVDLIITDINMPDINGLELISYVRNNPNYQLIPLFIVSTESGEKDLEKGLALGANEYIVKPFDPARLQELVCKYLD, encoded by the coding sequence GTGAAGAGGATATTGATAGCAGAGGATTCCAACACCATGCGTTCCATGTTGGTGTCGACGATAGATGAGCTGGAGAAGTACTCCATCGTGGAGGCCGCCAGCGGGTTCGAGGCCCTGCGCCTTTTGCCGCGCGAGCATGTGGACCTGATCATCACCGACATCAACATGCCGGACATAAACGGGCTGGAACTGATCAGCTACGTGCGCAACAATCCGAACTACCAGTTGATCCCGCTCTTCATCGTTTCCACCGAAAGCGGCGAGAAAGACCTGGAAAAGGGGCTGGCACTGGGGGCGAACGAGTACATCGTGAAGCCTTTTGACCCGGCCCGGCTGCAGGAGCTGGTCTGCAAGTACCTGGATTGA